One genomic segment of Candidatus Berkiella aquae includes these proteins:
- a CDS encoding response regulator, which produces MMSKATILIVEDNEMNMDIASRLLEREGYCILKAVNGGMAIELVQKKKPHLVLMDMQMPEIDGFAVTKILKENQDTRTIPIVAFTAFAMDDDRKNALGCGCIGVITKPIDVSSFAQTVKSFLPPF; this is translated from the coding sequence ATGATGAGCAAGGCAACAATACTGATTGTTGAAGACAATGAGATGAATATGGATATCGCTTCACGATTATTAGAAAGGGAAGGTTATTGCATTTTAAAAGCCGTTAATGGTGGTATGGCGATTGAGCTGGTACAAAAGAAAAAACCGCATTTAGTGTTAATGGATATGCAAATGCCAGAAATAGATGGATTTGCAGTAACCAAAATACTAAAAGAGAATCAAGATACCAGAACGATACCTATTGTGGCATTTACCGCATTTGCTATGGATGATGATAGGAAGAATGCATTAGGTTGTGGGTGTATAGGTGTGATTACCAAGCCGATTGATGTGTCTTCATTCGCGCAAACAGTAAAATCCTTTCTTCCACCATTTTAA
- a CDS encoding TetR family transcriptional regulator — translation MPRIKKLETRKQDILQAAFECFAQFGYSKTSLDLIAQRTGISRPLIYQHFKDKEDLFSCMMEDRFSERYNLAEQGLLSDLPKKDKLLNMVEIIVLKDWQLISNSFSGPEFFSELFSTLPKLEEKYRKKFIQMASAVLQNQELAEVFRLALSGLTTDNPTTTTLRKRIHILIDCVCHP, via the coding sequence ATGCCACGTATTAAAAAACTGGAAACCCGTAAGCAAGATATTCTCCAAGCAGCATTTGAATGTTTTGCTCAGTTTGGTTACTCAAAAACAAGCTTAGATCTCATCGCACAAAGAACCGGTATCTCCAGACCATTGATTTATCAACACTTCAAAGATAAAGAAGATCTTTTTTCTTGTATGATGGAAGATAGGTTTAGCGAGCGATATAACCTTGCAGAGCAGGGGCTTTTATCGGATCTTCCAAAAAAAGATAAACTCCTTAATATGGTTGAGATTATCGTCTTAAAAGATTGGCAGCTTATTTCCAATTCTTTTAGTGGGCCAGAATTCTTTAGCGAATTATTCAGTACATTGCCTAAGCTTGAAGAAAAATATCGAAAAAAATTCATTCAGATGGCCAGCGCGGTATTGCAGAACCAAGAACTTGCAGAAGTTTTTAGGCTCGCGCTTAGCGGCTTAACGACAGATAATCCAACGACCACCACCCTCCGCAAACGTATTCATATTTTAATTGATTGTGTTTGTCACCCATAA
- a CDS encoding MBL fold metallo-hydrolase — MKPSNDHFDGKHFYNFWQNKITSKGWLDFWKWKFFQQQSKWPTQVENTETPALPLSILPDEFYITFINHSTELIQTYGLNILTDPLFSLRTSPVSWLGPKRVRAPGLALKDLPKIDIVIISHNHYDHMDLVSLKALTEKDNPLFIVPLQNAYILNKKGITNIIELDWWQTHYINENRSITAVPAQHWSKRTLFDTNKSLWCSFIINIDETQIFFAGDTGFSEHFKLIKQRMGKMDICLLPIGSYEPRWFMKANHLNPEEAVKAHIDLGSTLSIGMHYGTFQLSDESYDDPINHLQLALQQLQINKNHFLTPTNGKTIYFNKNPKST, encoded by the coding sequence ATGAAACCAAGTAATGATCATTTTGATGGAAAACACTTTTATAATTTTTGGCAAAACAAAATTACCAGCAAAGGTTGGTTAGATTTTTGGAAATGGAAGTTTTTTCAACAACAATCAAAATGGCCTACACAGGTTGAAAACACTGAAACACCAGCCTTGCCCCTATCCATTTTACCCGATGAGTTTTATATCACTTTTATCAATCATTCTACTGAACTCATCCAAACATACGGTTTAAACATCTTAACTGATCCGCTCTTTTCTTTGCGAACGAGCCCCGTTTCGTGGTTAGGTCCCAAAAGAGTCAGAGCACCTGGTTTGGCTTTAAAAGATCTACCTAAAATTGATATCGTTATTATCAGCCATAACCATTATGATCATATGGATTTAGTCTCCTTAAAAGCACTTACGGAGAAAGATAATCCCCTTTTTATTGTCCCTTTACAAAATGCTTACATCTTAAATAAAAAAGGAATAACGAATATCATTGAACTTGATTGGTGGCAAACGCATTACATCAACGAAAACCGCTCGATTACAGCAGTTCCGGCGCAACATTGGTCAAAAAGAACCTTATTCGATACCAATAAATCATTATGGTGTAGCTTTATTATTAATATAGATGAAACCCAAATCTTTTTTGCAGGTGATACGGGTTTTAGCGAACATTTTAAACTGATTAAACAGCGTATGGGAAAGATGGATATTTGCTTACTTCCCATCGGTTCGTATGAGCCTCGCTGGTTTATGAAAGCCAATCATCTTAACCCAGAAGAAGCAGTTAAAGCGCATATTGATTTAGGCAGCACCTTAAGCATAGGCATGCATTATGGTACTTTTCAATTATCTGACGAGTCATATGATGACCCGATTAATCATTTACAACTCGCTTTACAGCAACTTCAAATAAACAAAAATCACTTTCTCACGCCAACGAATGGCAAGACTATCTACTTCAATAAAAATCCAAAATCTACCTAG
- a CDS encoding FAD-dependent monooxygenase produces MQMQTPVLIVGAGPTGLTAALNLRQQGIDCLIIDKKSEPTKTSNALALQSRTLENLEKLGIVETLLSQGHQINGLKIHNENAQIGQIELNNLPTKYPFIIGLPQSDTEKVLLDKLNTHQVQVLRGTELIDFKQVDDKIEITCKNTEQQTIQISAKWLLGCDGSHSRIREKLQIPFLGQDLSKHFIMADIPRNDHYTLAYDYANGFLSPQGTMVIIPLKSFYRIIIDVSEIPDLNNEKNPSLEVFQQLSQKICPYPLGLDNMLWGSGFWIHEHVVTAYHRTNIFLLGDAAHEHSPMGGQGMNTGIQDAINLTWKLALVEKNLLKREVLPSYQEERLPVAKNVVSKTTIATHVITLKSRWLITIRNHIMKFLLHKKSILNKITQTVSELKINYMGSSYVGESDSWSAGIKPGDRVPSIFQAYLDPNQFTLLVFVDVTAKETAAQFIKEISNNHPDLLKIVVISSENLQVQATEEAHDQGEQLKTLMGIKQSGFYLARPDTYVAYRSQTLNHDAFKACCEKVGIKTPS; encoded by the coding sequence ATGCAAATGCAAACACCTGTTCTTATTGTCGGCGCAGGCCCTACGGGATTAACTGCTGCACTTAACTTGCGTCAACAAGGCATTGATTGCCTTATTATTGATAAAAAAAGTGAACCGACTAAAACATCGAATGCACTTGCTTTACAATCTCGAACGCTTGAAAATTTAGAAAAACTGGGGATTGTAGAAACCCTATTATCGCAAGGCCATCAAATTAATGGTTTAAAAATCCATAATGAAAACGCTCAAATCGGGCAAATTGAACTCAACAACCTGCCGACCAAATACCCTTTCATTATTGGACTTCCCCAATCTGATACTGAAAAAGTCTTGCTCGATAAATTAAACACACATCAAGTTCAAGTTTTAAGAGGGACAGAGTTAATTGACTTTAAACAAGTTGATGACAAAATTGAAATCACTTGCAAAAATACCGAACAACAAACCATACAAATAAGTGCCAAATGGCTATTAGGCTGTGATGGCTCACATAGTCGCATTAGAGAAAAATTACAGATCCCCTTTCTTGGGCAAGATTTATCCAAACATTTTATCATGGCGGATATCCCAAGAAATGATCATTATACATTGGCTTATGATTATGCAAATGGTTTCTTAAGCCCTCAAGGAACCATGGTTATCATACCACTTAAATCCTTTTATCGTATTATTATCGATGTATCGGAAATTCCTGATCTAAATAACGAAAAAAATCCTTCACTTGAAGTGTTTCAGCAGTTAAGTCAAAAAATATGTCCTTATCCATTGGGCCTTGACAATATGTTATGGGGTTCTGGCTTTTGGATCCATGAACATGTGGTGACAGCTTATCATCGAACCAATATCTTTTTACTGGGTGATGCTGCCCATGAACACTCTCCCATGGGTGGTCAAGGAATGAATACGGGGATCCAAGATGCAATTAATTTGACCTGGAAATTAGCCTTAGTTGAAAAAAATCTCTTAAAACGCGAAGTGTTACCCAGTTATCAAGAAGAAAGATTGCCAGTCGCAAAGAATGTGGTCAGTAAAACCACGATTGCAACCCACGTTATTACCTTAAAATCAAGGTGGTTAATCACTATTCGCAATCATATCATGAAATTTTTACTTCATAAGAAATCTATACTCAATAAAATCACCCAAACAGTTTCAGAATTAAAAATAAATTACATGGGCTCATCCTATGTTGGCGAATCAGACTCATGGTCTGCTGGAATCAAGCCCGGTGACAGGGTACCTAGCATTTTTCAAGCCTATTTAGATCCTAATCAGTTTACGCTCTTGGTTTTTGTGGATGTAACAGCCAAAGAAACAGCAGCGCAATTTATCAAGGAAATATCGAATAACCATCCAGATTTATTGAAAATAGTTGTGATCAGTAGTGAAAATCTGCAAGTTCAAGCAACAGAAGAAGCTCATGATCAAGGTGAACAATTAAAGACGTTAATGGGCATCAAGCAATCTGGGTTTTACCTGGCAAGACCTGATACTTACGTTGCTTATCGAAGTCAAACGCTTAATCACGATGCTTTTAAAGCTTGCTGTGAAAAAGTCGGCATTAAAACACCGTCTTAA
- a CDS encoding response regulator yields MPLVLIVDDRAINREYVQSILQYLSYTTLEAKNGIEAFAIVKKERPHLIISDILMPEMDGYEFVRELKKIESLQNIPVIFYTATYRKEEASLLAKDLGVEFILSKPSDPQVMIDTIQQALGVKKETKFIASPLIETQSDLRTNLYHAPQKLIEISTQIHHSLNQINQLKKMFEQTAFSAQEKNALLALTHDLANDMNTYRTLHRDLFSLIELTIEMISQKDALKLLQLFCHGTRKSVDATFGIACIIDDKNHLQYIATSGNDDLGFNKNLLVLDNPFIKDILQARSAFTKENIQQHTISWHNANLINALCSPIMTSNQVYGFAYFINKKHHRYFGEEEFRMLDTLVSELAILYENIALYETIQQQTVKLKIEGSKLKAVKDELQESEIMFRQFAENTNEVFWRTTASLDKLIYISPGYETIWGKSTDSIYHNPASWQETVIEEDKTKVVTHIKELISTKENASLEYRINHPTGSIRSILNKTIFIKDNSGELLHIIGIASDITEYLQNQKENILENELVELLEKNDSLTQIIPRILQTICKIFEWKIGELWLIDEQNKVLQNIGIWHKKKKAYAFFDAATVGTTLTMEEDFPGLIWQHRQAMRFGQYSSHPLFKRANIMHKLQLHDALGVPLLYQDKVLGIMHFFSQQIAPIDDNFHRILSMLGTRISEFIHQKTTHEQLLQLVKRGSYRIIF; encoded by the coding sequence ATGCCTCTAGTACTCATTGTTGATGATAGAGCAATCAATCGAGAATACGTGCAGTCAATATTGCAATATTTAAGCTACACAACCTTAGAAGCAAAAAATGGAATAGAAGCGTTCGCTATTGTTAAGAAAGAACGTCCTCATTTAATTATTTCAGATATTTTAATGCCCGAAATGGATGGTTATGAATTTGTCCGTGAACTTAAAAAAATAGAGTCGCTACAAAATATTCCTGTTATTTTTTATACCGCAACCTATCGTAAAGAAGAAGCAAGTCTCTTAGCCAAGGATTTAGGTGTAGAATTTATACTCTCTAAACCGTCTGATCCCCAAGTCATGATAGATACCATACAACAAGCATTAGGCGTAAAAAAAGAAACCAAATTTATCGCATCGCCCTTAATTGAAACGCAAAGTGACTTAAGAACCAATCTTTATCATGCGCCACAAAAGCTAATAGAAATTAGTACCCAAATCCATCACTCCTTAAATCAAATAAATCAATTGAAAAAAATGTTCGAACAAACGGCATTCAGCGCACAAGAAAAGAATGCTTTACTTGCTTTAACCCATGATTTAGCAAATGACATGAATACCTATCGCACCCTCCATAGGGATTTATTTTCATTAATAGAACTGACAATAGAAATGATTTCACAAAAGGATGCACTAAAATTATTACAATTATTCTGTCATGGAACACGAAAATCGGTTGATGCAACATTTGGGATTGCTTGCATTATCGATGATAAAAACCATCTCCAATATATTGCCACTTCTGGAAATGATGATTTAGGATTTAATAAAAATCTGCTTGTATTGGACAACCCGTTTATTAAAGATATCTTACAGGCCCGCTCAGCATTCACTAAAGAAAATATCCAACAACATACGATATCATGGCACAATGCCAACCTTATAAATGCACTTTGCTCACCGATTATGACGAGCAACCAAGTCTACGGTTTTGCTTATTTTATCAATAAAAAACACCATCGCTATTTTGGTGAAGAAGAATTTAGAATGTTAGACACTCTTGTGAGCGAATTAGCTATCTTATACGAAAACATAGCCCTTTATGAAACCATTCAACAACAAACCGTTAAATTAAAAATTGAAGGTTCCAAATTAAAAGCAGTGAAAGATGAATTACAAGAGAGTGAAATCATGTTTCGGCAGTTTGCCGAAAATACTAATGAAGTGTTTTGGCGCACCACTGCCTCTTTAGATAAGCTCATTTACATCAGCCCAGGCTATGAAACTATTTGGGGTAAATCGACTGATTCGATTTATCACAATCCTGCTTCATGGCAAGAGACGGTTATTGAAGAAGACAAAACCAAAGTAGTTACCCATATAAAAGAGCTTATAAGCACCAAAGAAAATGCTTCTTTAGAATATCGCATTAATCATCCCACAGGCTCCATTCGCTCTATATTGAATAAAACTATTTTCATCAAAGACAACTCAGGTGAATTACTTCATATCATCGGTATTGCATCAGATATTACCGAATATTTACAAAACCAAAAAGAAAATATTCTTGAAAATGAACTGGTTGAATTGTTAGAAAAAAACGACTCTCTAACACAAATTATTCCACGGATATTGCAAACCATTTGCAAAATTTTCGAATGGAAAATCGGTGAACTATGGTTAATAGATGAACAAAACAAGGTGTTACAAAATATTGGAATATGGCATAAAAAGAAAAAAGCCTATGCATTCTTTGATGCAGCCACAGTAGGTACTACTCTCACAATGGAGGAAGATTTCCCAGGTCTTATTTGGCAGCATCGCCAAGCCATGCGATTTGGCCAGTATTCAAGTCACCCCTTGTTTAAACGGGCTAACATCATGCATAAACTGCAACTTCATGATGCACTTGGCGTCCCACTGTTATATCAAGATAAAGTGTTAGGCATCATGCACTTTTTTTCACAGCAAATTGCCCCTATCGACGATAACTTCCATCGCATCCTATCGATGCTGGGGACTCGCATTAGTGAATTTATTCATCAGAAAACAACTCATGAGCAATTATTACAGCTTGTCAAACGAGGTTCTTACCGGATTATATTTTAA
- a CDS encoding secondary thiamine-phosphate synthase enzyme YjbQ — MKHYREELSFNTSTRVAFINITDKVQSAVEKSGIRNGFCLVNAMHISASVYINDDEPGLLHDYSVWLEKLAPHEPISQYRHNDTGEDNADAHIKRQIMGREVVVAITEGELDFGPWEQIFYGEFDGKRKKRVLIKIIGE; from the coding sequence ATGAAACATTATCGAGAAGAGCTCTCCTTTAATACCAGTACGCGGGTTGCTTTTATCAACATCACCGATAAAGTTCAGTCTGCTGTAGAAAAAAGTGGGATCCGCAATGGTTTTTGTTTAGTCAATGCAATGCACATTAGTGCGAGTGTTTATATCAATGATGATGAACCTGGATTGTTGCATGATTATAGCGTCTGGTTGGAAAAGCTAGCGCCTCATGAACCGATTAGTCAATATCGTCATAATGATACCGGTGAAGATAATGCGGATGCCCATATCAAGCGGCAAATCATGGGACGTGAAGTTGTGGTTGCAATCACCGAAGGGGAGCTTGATTTTGGTCCTTGGGAGCAAATTTTCTATGGTGAATTTGATGGTAAAAGGAAAAAACGCGTTTTAATTAAAATCATTGGCGAATAA
- a CDS encoding patatin-like phospholipase family protein codes for MKSGTQSLLSQSTLDNLLQKIESWKLVDTPPHEIAKHYQNAINPTVPNVDEAVRLIELIREHHSTINIPKPPIKYPVFQGGGAKGGVYIGAYEVLDKNGYLDEIVCPAGTSAGGIPAFFMGLGFDSEQFKYLSEHMNFTDFLDVKKNGWGEFFSGAKIGTALDVLRYGAASPGKSFHQWASFFVEQVLGDKDATFRDLHEKMASDPTLKEMLFISTHYGTPHSLQAQQVFSFENTPDVVIADAFRATISFPGAFEPWQVRQKEFIYETGADGKQIQSLDIHGNPQFVFKSLGYFADGGILNNFPVNAFNSQYYSDSHYQMLERKDEHHLPVQVNPCVVGFSITPIEELNEAITPLPSRIKAILPTTTGLSASSSTVDSHWHFRDLAKAVFWNTIGKPEVEDVAQKQSLYFDQTVQIWPDAVTTLEFDISAEKLGRLIQNGNDATKLWLHKFKDARDHYPHTYDDRLTQKEERLKRTNPQSFYFCKLQDLFWAFSKELKKQQSQQNTSDEAILGNTHLGYLSNQILECIAAANDDGIDVTHSAFVNACEAHQQHIDIVENNRAKRWNMILPDTLIDNICDKLNKEPLIALKMLKSQLSNLIWLSSQNNGQLLHAIINTNDARFVDKALRMITKTINQAYYHGKVTDVQQKLKEILSQTAPSLYRNALLNHNHDIIQILLKHGVPIALDEAIAIGDYDAFKLMLTAVVNNDVSLSSLVINKIDLWQTIFKNAPNEFVHSFCDDRELLLEIINTKNDSSGKNVLHYLAQRGNATGFCAVAYEILTSPELPKGLLTALDVRGNSPLSYIIKHNRGDILHALINQGKGKKRGIFKNGDYSFDQIFDWKDPTMANNADYRDLIQAFSKTPKLYRYIMDHFSNKDKALAINNRVVRENKFAASSLTDVLDFTVIKQEPIIFRKYNKNPHHSKRLDIDSTPNNTVLTKRAA; via the coding sequence ATGAAAAGCGGCACCCAATCTTTACTAAGCCAATCAACTCTTGATAACTTGCTACAAAAAATTGAATCATGGAAATTAGTGGATACCCCTCCCCATGAAATTGCGAAACATTACCAAAATGCAATTAACCCAACCGTGCCCAATGTTGATGAAGCTGTCCGTCTTATTGAATTAATACGAGAACATCATTCCACCATAAACATACCCAAACCTCCCATAAAATATCCCGTATTCCAAGGTGGTGGTGCTAAAGGAGGTGTTTACATTGGCGCTTATGAAGTATTAGATAAAAATGGTTATTTAGATGAAATTGTTTGTCCTGCAGGTACCTCTGCAGGTGGGATCCCCGCCTTTTTCATGGGCTTAGGATTTGATAGTGAACAATTCAAATATTTATCTGAACATATGAACTTTACCGATTTTCTCGATGTTAAAAAGAATGGTTGGGGTGAATTCTTTAGTGGCGCCAAAATTGGTACCGCGCTCGATGTGTTGCGTTATGGTGCAGCCTCCCCTGGTAAATCTTTCCATCAGTGGGCAAGCTTTTTCGTTGAACAAGTATTAGGAGATAAAGATGCAACCTTTCGCGATTTACATGAAAAAATGGCAAGCGACCCTACATTAAAAGAAATGTTATTTATCTCAACTCACTATGGAACCCCACATAGTCTACAAGCACAACAAGTCTTCTCTTTTGAAAACACACCCGATGTTGTGATTGCTGATGCATTTCGCGCCACAATTAGCTTTCCAGGTGCTTTTGAACCTTGGCAAGTAAGACAAAAAGAATTTATTTATGAAACGGGAGCTGATGGTAAGCAAATTCAATCTCTAGACATCCATGGTAACCCACAGTTCGTATTTAAATCATTGGGATACTTTGCGGATGGTGGCATTTTAAATAATTTCCCTGTCAATGCCTTTAATTCCCAGTATTATAGTGATTCACACTATCAGATGCTTGAACGTAAAGATGAACATCATTTGCCCGTTCAAGTAAACCCTTGTGTTGTTGGATTCAGCATCACTCCGATAGAAGAATTAAACGAGGCAATCACCCCTTTGCCTTCGCGTATTAAAGCAATATTACCAACCACGACAGGATTGTCAGCCTCCTCTTCTACTGTCGATTCACATTGGCATTTTAGAGATCTTGCTAAGGCTGTCTTTTGGAATACTATTGGTAAACCCGAAGTTGAAGATGTCGCACAAAAACAATCCTTGTATTTTGACCAAACGGTGCAAATCTGGCCTGACGCTGTCACTACCTTGGAATTTGATATCTCTGCGGAAAAACTAGGTCGTCTTATTCAAAATGGTAATGATGCCACAAAACTTTGGTTACATAAATTTAAAGATGCCAGAGATCATTATCCTCATACCTATGATGACAGATTGACCCAAAAAGAAGAAAGGTTAAAAAGAACCAATCCGCAAAGCTTTTATTTTTGCAAACTTCAAGACCTTTTTTGGGCTTTCAGCAAAGAATTAAAGAAACAACAATCACAACAGAATACGTCAGATGAAGCAATATTAGGTAATACTCACTTAGGCTATTTATCGAATCAAATTTTAGAATGTATTGCTGCTGCCAACGATGATGGTATTGATGTTACTCATAGTGCTTTTGTCAATGCTTGTGAAGCGCATCAGCAGCATATCGATATTGTTGAAAATAATCGCGCAAAACGCTGGAATATGATATTGCCTGATACATTAATTGATAATATTTGCGACAAGTTAAACAAAGAACCTTTGATTGCATTAAAAATGCTAAAAAGTCAATTAAGCAATCTTATTTGGTTATCATCACAAAATAATGGTCAATTGTTGCATGCCATTATTAACACCAATGATGCTCGTTTTGTTGATAAAGCACTTCGTATGATCACTAAAACAATTAACCAAGCCTATTACCATGGTAAAGTGACCGATGTTCAACAAAAATTAAAGGAAATTTTAAGTCAAACAGCACCAAGCCTTTATAGAAACGCCCTGTTGAATCATAATCATGATATTATTCAAATTTTATTGAAGCATGGTGTACCTATTGCTTTAGATGAAGCAATTGCAATAGGTGATTATGATGCCTTTAAATTAATGCTCACAGCGGTCGTTAATAATGATGTTTCACTTTCATCACTGGTTATCAATAAAATTGATTTATGGCAAACTATTTTTAAAAATGCACCTAATGAATTCGTTCATTCATTCTGTGATGACCGTGAATTATTACTAGAAATAATTAATACTAAAAATGATTCATCAGGAAAAAATGTTCTCCATTATCTAGCACAACGAGGCAATGCCACGGGCTTTTGTGCCGTTGCTTATGAAATATTAACTTCACCTGAATTACCTAAAGGCCTACTAACAGCACTCGATGTCAGAGGCAATTCACCGTTGAGCTATATTATTAAGCACAATCGCGGCGATATTTTGCATGCACTGATTAACCAAGGTAAAGGAAAAAAACGTGGCATCTTTAAAAACGGTGATTACTCTTTTGATCAAATCTTTGATTGGAAGGACCCTACCATGGCTAATAATGCAGATTATCGAGATTTAATCCAAGCTTTTAGCAAAACCCCTAAACTCTATCGATATATCATGGATCATTTCAGTAATAAAGACAAAGCACTGGCTATTAACAATCGTGTTGTCAGGGAAAATAAATTTGCTGCATCTTCTTTAACTGACGTGCTTGATTTCACTGTGATTAAACAGGAGCCCATTATCTTTAGAAAGTATAATAAAAACCCCCATCATTCTAAAAGACTAGATATTGACTCAACGCCAAATAATACGGTACTTACCAAACGAGCAGCTTAG
- a CDS encoding alpha/beta fold hydrolase, with translation MAEKKANNDPAALVLTRLVFKVLTPVFPGLMNRLAYKLWITPPRFTPPEREQVFLQRAKAGFVLVNDLKIRTWAWGEGPTILFAHGWGGRGTQACGFIDELNQAGFQVVSLDMPAHGQSDGKRTNAIEMGYAVDEVIKQIDHLHAVITHSFGGMIFAHYYNDNVALKKIVMICPPSTLNTAFNQFSETLQLSDSVKAYIIKTLKKNFGDDVVEQFSLIKNGARITQPVLIVHDEQDDVVPYQDGKDIANILQHGSFYGTKELGHRKVLYEKSVINAILEFVKS, from the coding sequence ATGGCAGAAAAAAAGGCAAATAATGATCCAGCTGCATTGGTTCTTACGCGACTGGTGTTTAAAGTATTAACGCCCGTTTTCCCTGGATTGATGAATCGTTTAGCTTATAAACTTTGGATTACCCCCCCTCGTTTTACCCCCCCTGAACGTGAACAAGTTTTCCTTCAACGCGCTAAAGCGGGGTTTGTTTTGGTAAACGACTTAAAAATCAGAACTTGGGCCTGGGGAGAAGGGCCAACCATACTATTTGCCCATGGGTGGGGTGGTCGCGGAACGCAAGCTTGTGGGTTCATTGATGAGCTTAATCAAGCAGGCTTTCAAGTCGTCAGCCTTGATATGCCTGCGCACGGTCAATCTGATGGCAAACGAACCAATGCAATTGAAATGGGATATGCTGTGGATGAAGTCATTAAACAAATTGATCATTTACATGCAGTCATCACTCATTCCTTTGGAGGGATGATATTTGCGCACTATTACAACGATAACGTTGCATTGAAAAAGATTGTGATGATTTGCCCGCCATCTACCCTCAATACTGCATTTAATCAATTCTCAGAGACCTTACAGCTTTCAGATTCTGTCAAAGCTTACATTATCAAAACGCTGAAAAAGAACTTTGGTGATGATGTGGTAGAGCAATTTTCGCTTATTAAGAACGGTGCTAGAATAACGCAACCCGTACTCATTGTGCATGATGAGCAAGATGATGTGGTTCCTTATCAAGACGGTAAAGATATTGCGAATATCCTTCAACATGGCTCTTTTTATGGTACTAAGGAATTAGGCCATCGCAAAGTGTTATACGAAAAATCAGTCATTAATGCTATCTTAGAATTCGTCAAATCGTAA